From the Deinococcus yavapaiensis KR-236 genome, one window contains:
- a CDS encoding IS5 family transposase, producing MTRFPSDLTDAEWVILAPLLPVPEHPGRPRKWSLRLILDGIFYSLRTGCAWRYLPDHYPPWQSAFHYFHIWRISGLWEVLNAQLRERVREAAGRLAQPSACILDSQTVKTTEQGGVKGYDGGKKIKGRKRHVLVDTQGLLLKVKILAANVTDRLGGELLLPLAKPLFARLSHLFVDGGYKGKWVEWVKQTLHWTVEVVQRPDANIRGYWLLEGHELTPEQIKTLRGFRDFKVIPRRWVVERTFAWTSRNRRLAKDYERLPEMGEALMYAAMVRLMLTRLASEKSAS from the coding sequence ATGACACGCTTTCCAAGCGACCTCACGGATGCCGAGTGGGTCATTCTCGCACCCCTCCTGCCGGTCCCAGAACACCCCGGTCGACCACGCAAGTGGTCCTTGCGCCTCATCCTCGACGGCATCTTCTATTCGTTACGCACCGGCTGCGCCTGGCGGTACTTACCCGATCACTATCCGCCCTGGCAATCGGCCTTCCACTATTTCCACATTTGGCGCATTTCAGGCTTGTGGGAAGTGCTCAACGCACAACTTCGCGAGCGAGTTCGAGAAGCGGCAGGTCGACTCGCACAGCCCTCCGCGTGCATTCTCGACAGTCAAACCGTGAAAACCACCGAGCAAGGCGGCGTGAAGGGCTACGATGGAGGCAAGAAGATCAAGGGTCGCAAGCGCCACGTACTCGTCGACACTCAGGGTCTGCTGTTGAAGGTCAAGATCCTGGCGGCCAACGTGACGGACCGGCTCGGCGGTGAACTCTTGCTGCCGCTCGCCAAGCCGCTCTTTGCCCGATTGTCTCATCTGTTCGTGGATGGTGGGTACAAGGGCAAGTGGGTCGAGTGGGTCAAACAGACGTTGCACTGGACCGTGGAGGTGGTGCAGCGTCCGGATGCGAATATCCGCGGCTACTGGTTGCTAGAAGGGCACGAATTGACGCCGGAGCAGATCAAGACCTTGCGAGGGTTTCGAGATTTCAAGGTTATTCCGAGGCGCTGGGTGGTCGAGCGGACCTTCGCCTGGACGTCGAGAAATCGTCGATTGGCGAAGGATTACGAGCGCTTACCGGAAATGGGAGAGGCGCTGATGTACGCCGCGATGGTCCGCTTGATGCTCACTCGACTTGCAAGCGAGAAAAGTGCGTCCTGA
- a CDS encoding BTAD domain-containing putative transcriptional regulator produces MTLHAWHAHLIGAAQLESNDGLNVPLERKTAALLAYLALEGPTRRPQLTELLWPDTREEAARNNLVHLLRKLRGHTGSDLIEGGGILTLAKGMSIDASSAREAFVRGDHTTFLSFEGEVLQGLTYDDCPDLDEWVYGERERLDTWRRIALRQEIERVQQTGDYDGALVHAYTLLDLDPTSEDAHRRLMRLHYLRGDRPAALHAYQKCRDVLWRELNVEPLPETNDLARAIERGAVPTSVRTTNVALPLAVLRPPVLVGREREWERMEEAWARGQYIYVMGDPGVGKTRLAMDFARSKGVVLEFKGRHGDANQPFTSSARNYRASLERRPDVVLEPWVRRELGRVLPEFAAHGEILPPLGHSDDLLRYRRAMLELCRAAWSDVDVVLVDDIQFYDHPSLVDGVFFFGQPEHPGHFPRAVCTFRRGELQPDMQREIDELVRLSLAVLIDVPNLAMTDTHALLSDLGVPDDERFRDRLARYSGGSPLFALEIVKHLVESGAFETDENLATVKLPLTPKVGEVIARRLERLSAPALGVARAAAVLQSDFDLEQIAEVLGGGLLDVAQAWEELERAQVVSGDRFTHDLVYEAVEAAMPSSVRQLLHRSVARMLERFGSGAARIAHHWRAGGKASTAAPWWVRAGEDALEGFQLDEAARFFEAAAEEFERGGEHARASDVRSRMATVNMRSS; encoded by the coding sequence ATGACGCTTCACGCCTGGCACGCTCACCTTATAGGAGCAGCCCAGCTCGAGTCGAACGACGGACTCAACGTGCCGCTCGAACGCAAAACAGCCGCCTTGCTGGCTTACCTCGCCCTTGAAGGGCCGACGCGGCGCCCGCAACTCACGGAGCTCCTCTGGCCGGACACGCGCGAGGAGGCGGCTCGCAACAACCTCGTGCACCTGCTGCGCAAACTCCGCGGCCACACGGGCAGCGACCTGATCGAAGGCGGTGGAATCCTCACGCTTGCCAAAGGGATGTCCATCGACGCCTCGAGCGCTCGCGAAGCGTTCGTGCGTGGAGATCACACCACGTTCCTCTCCTTCGAAGGAGAGGTTCTCCAAGGCTTGACGTACGACGACTGCCCGGACCTCGACGAATGGGTGTACGGCGAGCGCGAGCGGCTCGACACGTGGCGGCGCATCGCGCTTCGTCAGGAAATCGAGCGTGTCCAGCAGACCGGCGATTACGATGGTGCGCTCGTGCACGCGTACACGCTGCTCGACCTCGATCCCACGTCGGAGGATGCCCACCGACGACTCATGCGCCTGCATTACCTGCGGGGCGACCGTCCCGCCGCGCTCCACGCGTACCAGAAGTGTCGTGACGTCCTTTGGCGGGAGCTGAACGTCGAGCCGCTGCCTGAAACGAACGACTTGGCGCGGGCCATCGAACGTGGCGCCGTGCCGACCTCCGTGCGCACCACGAATGTCGCACTTCCGCTCGCGGTGCTGCGCCCTCCCGTGCTCGTGGGACGCGAGCGCGAGTGGGAGCGGATGGAGGAAGCGTGGGCGCGTGGTCAGTACATCTACGTCATGGGCGACCCAGGGGTCGGAAAGACGCGCTTGGCGATGGACTTCGCTCGCAGCAAAGGCGTGGTGCTCGAGTTCAAAGGGCGGCATGGCGACGCGAACCAGCCGTTCACGTCGTCGGCCCGCAACTACCGCGCTTCCCTCGAGCGTCGGCCCGACGTCGTGCTCGAACCGTGGGTGCGCCGTGAACTCGGGCGGGTGCTGCCTGAATTCGCCGCGCATGGCGAGATCCTGCCGCCGCTGGGTCACAGCGATGACTTGCTGCGGTACCGCCGAGCGATGCTCGAACTTTGCCGTGCGGCGTGGAGCGACGTGGACGTCGTCCTCGTCGACGATATCCAGTTCTACGACCACCCCTCGCTCGTGGACGGCGTGTTTTTCTTCGGACAACCTGAGCATCCCGGTCACTTTCCGCGCGCCGTGTGCACGTTTCGACGAGGCGAGTTGCAGCCTGACATGCAGCGCGAAATCGACGAGCTGGTGCGACTCAGCTTGGCGGTCCTCATCGACGTGCCGAACCTCGCCATGACCGACACCCACGCGTTGCTCAGCGACTTGGGCGTACCTGACGATGAACGCTTCCGTGATCGGCTCGCGCGGTACTCGGGTGGCAGTCCCTTGTTCGCGCTGGAGATCGTCAAGCACCTCGTCGAAAGCGGCGCCTTCGAGACGGATGAAAACCTCGCGACCGTCAAGCTGCCGCTCACGCCGAAGGTGGGTGAAGTCATCGCGCGCCGCCTCGAGCGACTGTCCGCGCCCGCTCTCGGTGTGGCGCGCGCGGCGGCCGTGCTGCAAAGCGACTTCGACCTCGAGCAGATCGCGGAGGTGCTTGGAGGTGGCTTGCTGGACGTCGCGCAGGCGTGGGAGGAACTGGAGCGCGCGCAAGTCGTATCCGGAGATCGCTTCACGCACGACCTGGTGTACGAGGCGGTCGAGGCGGCCATGCCATCCTCGGTTCGTCAACTGCTGCATCGAAGTGTCGCTCGGATGCTCGAGCGATTCGGCAGCGGCGCGGCTCGCATCGCGCACCATTGGCGTGCCGGTGGCAAGGCGTCGACGGCCGCGCCATGGTGGGTGCGGGCCGGCGAGGATGCGTTGGAAGGTTTTCAGCTCGACGAGGCAGCGCGCTTCTTCGAAGCGGCCGCCGAAGAATTCGAGCGTGGCGGAGAGCACGCCCGAGCGTCCGACGTACGTTCGCGTATGGCTACTGTCAATATGAGGTCTTCGTGA
- a CDS encoding DUF805 domain-containing protein, whose product MSVGRRREFWMFSLFNLIVTILLTVLDVALGLGDENFGILSGIYGLAVLVPSIAVGIRRLHDTGRSGWWTLIGLVPLVGALVLLIFDVQEGEAGSNKWGPNPKAEVNPYADSA is encoded by the coding sequence GTGAGCGTTGGAAGGAGACGCGAGTTTTGGATGTTCAGCCTCTTCAATCTGATCGTCACGATCCTTTTGACGGTGTTGGACGTGGCTCTGGGTCTCGGTGATGAGAATTTTGGAATTTTAAGTGGAATCTATGGCCTTGCCGTCCTCGTGCCCTCCATCGCGGTCGGCATTCGCCGCCTCCATGACACCGGCCGATCCGGCTGGTGGACCCTGATCGGCCTGGTACCGCTTGTTGGCGCCCTTGTTCTGCTGATCTTCGACGTCCAAGAAGGCGAAGCTGGAAGCAACAAGTGGGGACCGAACCCCAAGGCTGAAGTCAATCCGTACGCCGACAGCGCCTGA